A single window of Rickettsiella endosymbiont of Dermanyssus gallinae DNA harbors:
- a CDS encoding DUF692 domain-containing protein, whose product MDEVFLGFGLGLRAPHYPAILESRPKVDWFEAITEDYLVPGGRPLYYLNRIREHYPLVMHGVSLSIGSGDGINFEYLKKVKALAASIQPAWISDHLCWTGIHGFNMHDLLPLPYTEESLNHVVSKIKKVQDFLGRQILLENVSSYIEYQASMMKEWDFLAAIAEQADCFILLDINNIYVSSVNHQFDPLDYLNAIPPHRVRQFHLAGHKNLGSYIIDTHDAPIIDSVWSLYAAALRRFGKVSTMIERDDNIPVLSELLTELQQAKQIAETVWKEEDVFIS is encoded by the coding sequence ATGGATGAAGTTTTTCTTGGCTTCGGTCTTGGTCTACGCGCACCCCATTATCCAGCTATTCTAGAAAGCCGTCCTAAAGTGGATTGGTTTGAAGCGATTACCGAAGATTATTTAGTGCCGGGTGGCCGACCTCTTTACTACCTTAATCGTATACGTGAGCACTATCCATTAGTGATGCATGGCGTGTCGTTGTCTATAGGCAGTGGCGATGGCATTAATTTTGAGTATTTAAAAAAAGTAAAGGCATTAGCGGCTTCAATACAACCGGCATGGATATCCGATCATTTGTGTTGGACAGGCATTCACGGGTTCAATATGCATGATCTTTTACCGCTTCCCTATACTGAAGAAAGTTTAAATCATGTGGTGAGTAAAATTAAAAAAGTACAGGACTTTTTGGGAAGACAAATATTATTAGAAAATGTATCGAGTTATATTGAATATCAAGCATCCATGATGAAAGAGTGGGATTTTTTAGCGGCTATTGCAGAACAAGCGGATTGTTTTATTTTATTGGATATCAATAATATTTATGTTAGTTCAGTTAATCATCAATTTGATCCCTTAGATTATTTAAATGCGATTCCACCGCATCGTGTGCGCCAATTTCATTTGGCGGGCCATAAAAATCTCGGAAGCTATATAATCGATACGCACGATGCACCTATTATTGATTCTGTTTGGTCACTGTATGCGGCGGCTTTGCGTCGATTTGGTAAGGTTTCTACGATGATAGAACGTGATGATAATATTCCCGTACTATCAGAATTATTAACCGAGTTACAGCAGGCAAAACAAATCGCAGAAACTGTATGGAAAGAAGAAGATGTCTTCATTAGCTAG
- a CDS encoding ABC transporter permease, with translation MVSRSPHSIYYLALADIYDGLKQWRIWLLLAWQDIQLRYRRSTLGPFWITLSMAVTIYTMGLLYGRLFKMGLSLYYPFLAVGILGWSLISALLTEGASIFVESEQFIKQVKQPYSVFVFRTVTKCFMIFFHHIIVLIPIILFFKVKINFYSLFIFISLAILWLNGICYGVILAILGTRFRDIVQLIVSLVQVAFFLTPIIWSPTILPERYQYIVKYNPFAQFMELIRNPFLGSLPSSYTLYTTLFITLIGLVLGFMIFSRYRARITYWL, from the coding sequence ATGGTTAGTCGTTCTCCACATTCAATTTACTATCTTGCTTTAGCCGATATTTACGATGGACTTAAACAATGGCGTATTTGGCTTTTACTGGCGTGGCAAGATATTCAACTGCGTTATCGCCGTTCTACGTTAGGACCTTTTTGGATTACATTGAGTATGGCGGTGACGATCTATACGATGGGTCTGCTGTATGGAAGATTGTTTAAGATGGGTTTATCTCTATATTATCCCTTTCTTGCCGTGGGCATTTTAGGTTGGAGTCTTATCTCTGCTTTGCTAACCGAAGGCGCAAGCATTTTTGTTGAGTCGGAACAATTTATCAAGCAAGTGAAACAACCTTACTCCGTGTTTGTTTTTCGTACGGTTACTAAATGTTTTATGATTTTTTTTCATCATATTATTGTTCTTATTCCAATCATTTTATTTTTTAAGGTTAAAATTAATTTTTATTCTTTATTTATTTTCATAAGTTTAGCGATTCTTTGGTTAAATGGAATTTGTTATGGCGTCATATTGGCTATTTTGGGAACGCGGTTTAGAGATATTGTGCAGTTAATTGTTAGTTTGGTACAAGTTGCATTTTTTTTAACGCCTATTATATGGTCACCGACTATACTGCCTGAGCGTTATCAGTATATTGTTAAATATAATCCTTTTGCTCAGTTTATGGAGTTAATTAGGAACCCTTTCCTAGGAAGTCTCCCTTCATCCTATACACTTTACACCACGCTATTTATCACTTTAATCGGTTTAGTGCTTGGTTTTATGATATTTTCTCGTTATCGCGCCAGAATTACTTATTGGTTATAA
- a CDS encoding CTP synthase encodes MTTRYIFITGGVVSSLGKGIAAASLGAILESRGLKVSLLKLDPYLNLDPGTMSPYQHGEVFVTEDGAETDLDLGHYERFVRAKMTRNNNFTAGQIYARVLRKERRGDYLGGTVQVIPHVTDEIKQAIVKGADDADIALVEIGGTVGDMESLPFLEAIRQLRIELGNQQTLFIHLTWVPYIGTAGEIKTKPTQHSTKELGSFGIQADMLICRSEKELPEQAREKIALYTNVGAGVISLPDVDNIYRVPLLLHEQGLDEMVLKRFGLNYPPADLKEWEEVVAAQKNPTAEVKVGMVGKYMGLADSYKSLSEALIHAGIKTHTYVNVVYIDAEALEQQGTKLLEPLDAILVPGGFGKRGIDGKIMAAQYARENGIPYLGICLGMQTALIEFARHVGLKGAHSTEFDDQTPYPVVALVTEWVTPEGRYEKRDKDSDLGGTMRLGGQTCCLAKGSKARALYGKDSVIERHRHRYEVNDQLLPKLEENGLIVSGRSADGNLVEMIELKNHPWFIGCQFHPEFTSNPRDGHPLFVSFVEATRLQHQKHQPAADLQHIIEK; translated from the coding sequence ATGACAACGCGGTATATTTTTATCACAGGTGGCGTGGTCTCTTCTTTAGGGAAGGGTATTGCGGCGGCTTCTTTAGGGGCTATTTTAGAATCGAGGGGTCTTAAAGTTAGCCTACTTAAATTGGATCCTTATTTAAACCTTGATCCGGGGACGATGAGCCCTTATCAACACGGCGAGGTTTTTGTCACCGAAGACGGGGCGGAAACCGACCTCGATCTGGGTCATTATGAGCGTTTTGTGCGTGCTAAAATGACGCGAAATAATAATTTTACGGCGGGTCAAATTTATGCGCGTGTTCTGCGTAAAGAGCGTCGTGGTGATTATTTAGGGGGCACGGTACAGGTTATTCCGCATGTAACGGATGAAATTAAGCAGGCCATTGTTAAGGGTGCGGATGATGCGGATATTGCCTTAGTCGAGATTGGTGGAACGGTCGGTGATATGGAATCATTGCCATTTTTAGAAGCGATACGTCAATTGCGTATTGAGCTAGGCAATCAGCAAACCTTATTTATCCATTTAACCTGGGTACCTTATATTGGCACAGCCGGTGAAATTAAAACTAAGCCTACTCAGCATTCGACCAAAGAGCTTGGATCGTTTGGTATACAAGCGGATATGTTGATTTGTCGTTCAGAAAAAGAACTTCCAGAGCAAGCACGGGAAAAAATTGCTTTATATACCAATGTGGGAGCGGGTGTTATTTCATTACCAGATGTGGATAACATTTATCGCGTGCCGTTACTGTTGCATGAGCAAGGATTGGACGAAATGGTGCTCAAGCGATTTGGCCTAAATTATCCACCCGCCGATCTAAAGGAATGGGAAGAAGTCGTAGCCGCCCAAAAAAATCCTACAGCCGAAGTGAAAGTGGGGATGGTTGGCAAGTATATGGGCTTGGCCGATTCTTATAAGTCCTTAAGCGAAGCCTTAATTCATGCGGGTATTAAAACGCATACCTATGTGAATGTGGTTTATATTGATGCCGAAGCGTTAGAGCAACAAGGCACTAAATTATTAGAACCTTTAGATGCTATTTTGGTTCCTGGAGGATTCGGTAAGCGCGGCATTGATGGAAAAATCATGGCTGCACAATACGCACGTGAAAATGGCATACCTTATCTTGGAATTTGTTTAGGCATGCAAACAGCACTGATAGAATTTGCGCGTCATGTGGGGCTAAAAGGTGCGCATAGTACAGAGTTTGATGACCAAACACCTTATCCAGTGGTTGCTTTAGTGACCGAGTGGGTGACACCTGAAGGACGGTATGAAAAGCGTGATAAAGACTCTGACTTGGGCGGTACCATGCGCTTAGGTGGACAAACCTGCTGCTTGGCGAAAGGAAGTAAGGCGAGAGCTTTATATGGAAAGGATAGTGTCATTGAGCGTCATCGACATCGTTATGAAGTGAATGATCAACTATTACCTAAATTAGAAGAAAACGGTTTGATCGTCTCAGGGCGTTCAGCAGATGGTAATCTAGTCGAAATGATTGAGTTAAAAAATCATCCTTGGTTCATTGGTTGTCAGTTTCATCCTGAATTTACTTCAAATCCACGTGATGGACATCCATTGTTTGTTAGTTTTGTTGAAGCGACAAGATTACAACATCAGAAACACCAGCCAGCCGCCGATCTACAACATATTATTGAAAAATAG
- a CDS encoding transaldolase: MSLDAFSIKLFADGADKEEMLRLYQNPLIKGFTTNPSLMKKAGVYDYRSFRLDILTAIPDRPISFEVFSDDLSEMYNQALTISTWGEQVYVKIPVSNTQGESTLNLISLLAKKKIKQNVTALTTLTQVKAVSDALGDETAAYISVFAGRIADTGIDPVPLMFNAVKLMKERPNQELIWASPREIFNVVQAAKVNCPIITLTGGLFKKIEWIGKDLNQVSLETVKMFREDAVEAGLAL, translated from the coding sequence ATGAGTTTAGACGCATTCTCTATCAAACTCTTTGCGGATGGCGCGGATAAAGAAGAAATGCTACGTCTTTATCAAAATCCACTCATTAAAGGATTTACAACGAATCCTAGTTTAATGAAAAAAGCAGGCGTTTATGATTATCGTTCTTTTCGTTTAGATATCTTAACCGCGATCCCTGACCGTCCTATTTCATTTGAAGTTTTTTCAGATGATTTAAGTGAGATGTATAACCAGGCTTTAACCATTAGCACATGGGGTGAACAAGTTTATGTTAAGATTCCTGTCAGTAATACGCAGGGAGAATCCACGCTTAATTTGATTAGCCTATTAGCCAAGAAAAAAATTAAGCAAAATGTTACGGCGCTGACAACCTTAACACAAGTTAAAGCAGTGAGTGATGCGTTGGGAGACGAAACAGCGGCTTATATTTCAGTGTTTGCCGGGCGGATTGCTGATACAGGAATCGATCCGGTGCCCTTAATGTTTAACGCAGTGAAGCTTATGAAAGAAAGACCTAATCAAGAACTTATTTGGGCAAGTCCCAGGGAAATATTTAATGTGGTTCAAGCGGCTAAGGTTAATTGTCCGATTATAACTTTAACCGGTGGGCTTTTTAAAAAAATAGAATGGATTGGTAAAGATTTAAATCAAGTTTCTTTAGAAACAGTAAAAATGTTTAGGGAAGATGCTGTAGAAGCCGGGCTTGCATTGTAA
- a CDS encoding MraY family glycosyltransferase, with translation MHLFSACIAFFVTLLCVFLLKPLSLRLGLVDVPNDRKHHQNHTPLIGGLAMFMGFLAALLTLPISLQHYRSFIAGSAVLVFVGLLDDFHELSPKSRFLAQIFALLLMYFWGAVKLTHLGDLIFYKPIGLSIYSLPVTLIAGLGIINAVNMTDGVDGLAGTLVLTELILLIVCTVITGQFLSLAILLLIAATVLAFLVFNFRLPARVHAQVFMGDAGSMFLGFALVWFLIELSQSGTQTVTPVTMLWIMGLPLFDTTAVMLYRASKKRSIFSSDRQHLHHLLVELNMTPAQISITLGASNLVLGMFGLLACHYQLAEGIAFSGFIILFVLYFISLLYLRYKLSQKKNSLVFARLLGEN, from the coding sequence ATGCATTTATTTTCTGCCTGTATCGCATTTTTCGTCACGTTACTTTGCGTTTTTTTACTTAAGCCTTTATCCTTACGTCTTGGTTTGGTTGATGTACCAAATGATCGAAAGCATCATCAAAATCATACCCCCTTAATAGGCGGTTTAGCGATGTTTATGGGCTTTTTGGCAGCGCTATTAACCTTGCCGATTTCTTTACAGCATTATCGTAGCTTTATTGCTGGATCCGCCGTGTTGGTTTTCGTTGGACTACTGGATGATTTTCATGAGCTTTCACCGAAAAGTCGATTTTTAGCACAAATTTTTGCATTATTATTAATGTACTTTTGGGGTGCCGTAAAGTTAACGCATTTGGGTGATTTAATTTTTTATAAGCCCATAGGTTTAAGCATTTATAGTCTTCCAGTGACGCTCATAGCAGGTTTGGGTATTATCAATGCGGTTAATATGACCGATGGTGTGGATGGTTTGGCAGGGACCTTAGTACTAACAGAATTAATACTACTAATAGTTTGCACCGTGATAACGGGACAATTTTTATCGCTGGCTATTTTATTATTAATTGCGGCAACGGTTTTAGCTTTTCTAGTGTTTAATTTTCGATTACCCGCGCGTGTACATGCGCAAGTTTTTATGGGTGATGCAGGGAGTATGTTTTTAGGCTTTGCGTTAGTTTGGTTTTTAATTGAACTGTCGCAGTCAGGAACACAAACCGTCACGCCAGTGACGATGTTATGGATTATGGGCTTGCCTTTATTTGATACAACGGCCGTCATGCTTTATAGAGCGAGCAAAAAGCGATCAATTTTTTCTTCGGATAGACAACATTTGCACCATTTGTTAGTCGAGTTAAATATGACACCTGCACAAATAAGTATCACCTTAGGGGCTAGCAATTTAGTGTTAGGTATGTTTGGTTTATTAGCTTGTCATTACCAATTGGCGGAAGGGATAGCGTTTAGTGGATTTATCATTCTTTTTGTGCTGTATTTTATAAGTCTACTTTATTTACGATATAAGCTTTCGCAAAAGAAAAATAGTTTAGTTTTTGCACGTTTACTGGGTGAAAATTAA
- a CDS encoding class I SAM-dependent methyltransferase, producing MDLPFALPPTLENGPCPLWTGTKFLIGNEQTNVLHYSTNNKGWNDNLTNYAFEEVTDADYFMHKASRMHTLHQLKATLKHPKPTILEIGCATGFMLKEIYATFPKATVIGSDVVYDPLLKLAGQLPIPLLRFDLLQCPLPDNSIDAIVCLNVLEHIEDDQSALDQIYRILKPGGVFIIEVPAGPHLYDIHDEMYMHFRRYKLTPLCRLLKQKYFTLLKQSHLGFFIYPAFWLVKQKNKRFLAQPEAVKRQLVEKSIRQTGNSKILSKMTALELALGRFISYPFGIRCLVSCIK from the coding sequence ATGGATTTGCCCTTTGCGTTACCACCCACCCTAGAAAATGGACCCTGCCCTTTATGGACCGGTACAAAATTCCTGATTGGAAATGAACAAACAAATGTATTGCACTATAGTACAAATAATAAAGGTTGGAATGATAATCTAACAAACTATGCGTTTGAAGAAGTCACCGACGCTGATTATTTCATGCATAAAGCCTCTAGAATGCATACACTACATCAACTTAAAGCGACATTGAAACACCCTAAACCTACTATTTTAGAAATAGGTTGCGCAACGGGGTTTATGTTAAAAGAAATTTATGCCACGTTCCCCAAAGCAACCGTGATTGGTTCTGATGTTGTTTATGATCCGCTTTTAAAACTAGCGGGACAATTACCCATACCGTTACTTCGCTTTGATTTATTACAATGCCCATTGCCCGATAACAGTATCGATGCCATTGTCTGTCTCAATGTCTTAGAACACATAGAAGACGATCAAAGCGCATTAGATCAAATCTATAGAATTTTAAAACCAGGCGGTGTCTTTATTATTGAAGTACCGGCAGGCCCACATTTATATGATATACACGACGAAATGTATATGCATTTTCGACGGTATAAACTGACTCCACTATGCCGATTATTAAAACAAAAATACTTTACCTTACTCAAACAATCGCACTTAGGTTTTTTTATCTATCCTGCTTTTTGGTTAGTCAAACAAAAAAACAAACGCTTTCTTGCTCAACCTGAGGCAGTAAAACGCCAATTAGTAGAAAAAAGTATTCGTCAAACCGGCAACAGTAAAATCCTTTCCAAGATGACGGCATTGGAGTTGGCATTAGGTCGCTTCATATCATATCCCTTTGGGATTCGCTGCTTAGTCAGCTGTATTAAATAA
- a CDS encoding FkbM family methyltransferase gives MKRNIYIDAKNYLITGDTDYLGTRGEHFEPATTHLFQCFCEQHFQVLDVGANIGLTTIALANICNTGKVVAIEPIPRAFQFLEENITNAALKNVKIVNFAVGENDSRVMMQGKDDFLAGSFIAERYQADSEHFSITIPMKPLDEIFDSSEIERVDFIKMDLEGYELFALAGARNILKQFKPMVYLEMNHWCLNVFHRISLPEFHERLLDFFPYIFCIDGDSYLDFSESRNFHHIAHEHLIKLKYCNLIAGFDRAEILNRLTQLKNHLSLL, from the coding sequence ATGAAACGAAATATCTATATTGACGCTAAAAACTACCTGATTACAGGTGACACAGACTATTTAGGTACGCGAGGAGAACACTTTGAACCAGCAACAACGCATCTTTTTCAATGTTTTTGCGAGCAACACTTTCAGGTGTTAGATGTTGGAGCAAATATCGGCCTGACTACCATCGCATTAGCTAATATTTGCAATACAGGAAAAGTAGTCGCCATTGAACCTATACCGCGTGCTTTTCAATTTCTAGAAGAAAATATAACAAACGCGGCACTGAAAAATGTAAAAATAGTTAATTTTGCGGTTGGTGAAAACGATAGTCGCGTAATGATGCAAGGTAAAGATGACTTTTTAGCCGGCTCATTCATCGCTGAACGCTATCAAGCCGATAGCGAGCATTTTTCTATCACTATTCCCATGAAACCTTTAGATGAAATATTTGATTCTTCTGAAATAGAACGTGTAGATTTTATAAAGATGGACTTAGAAGGCTATGAGCTTTTTGCCCTGGCGGGAGCACGGAATATTCTGAAACAATTTAAACCGATGGTTTACCTTGAAATGAACCATTGGTGCCTCAATGTTTTCCACCGCATTAGTCTGCCCGAATTTCACGAACGACTGCTTGATTTTTTCCCCTATATCTTTTGTATTGATGGGGATTCTTACCTAGATTTCTCAGAATCGCGCAATTTTCACCATATTGCTCACGAACATTTGATCAAACTGAAATATTGCAACCTCATTGCTGGTTTCGATCGCGCTGAAATATTAAACCGGTTAACGCAACTAAAAAATCACCTTAGTCTTTTATAA
- a CDS encoding DNA-binding domain-containing protein, producing the protein MSSLASLQAALQRHLLEDDEQIANELVLPRQGELAERLAVYADGYRWRLIDALQKEYASLHHYLGDDAFTELSEVYLDEYPSRFYSISDFTKQLPQFLLQHQPQQGYLSELAQIISALSLSLEAADAQFLDPTALAKMPLQNWPSLCFKYHPSVHYFSFQWNTFSLWKALVQKTAFPTPTSQNSYCIVWRKELQSYANSLTEPEAVVFAAFSAGSCFADVCELVCARGLVGETEAAALLANCLTRWLNDHLISEVYIP; encoded by the coding sequence ATGTCTTCATTAGCTAGTCTACAAGCTGCTTTGCAGCGCCATTTGCTTGAGGATGATGAACAGATTGCCAATGAATTAGTGCTGCCACGGCAAGGTGAGCTCGCTGAACGTTTGGCGGTCTATGCGGATGGCTATCGTTGGCGGCTTATCGATGCGCTACAGAAAGAGTACGCGTCATTACATCATTACTTAGGTGATGATGCTTTTACTGAGCTATCTGAGGTCTATCTTGATGAATATCCTTCACGTTTCTACTCTATCAGTGATTTTACTAAGCAACTGCCTCAGTTTTTGCTTCAGCATCAGCCACAGCAGGGTTATTTGAGTGAATTAGCGCAAATTATTAGCGCCTTAAGCCTTAGTTTAGAGGCGGCCGATGCGCAATTTTTAGACCCAACGGCATTAGCAAAAATGCCTCTGCAAAATTGGCCTTCGCTCTGCTTTAAATATCATCCCTCGGTGCACTACTTCTCATTTCAGTGGAATACGTTTTCACTGTGGAAAGCACTGGTGCAAAAAACAGCGTTTCCTACGCCTACAAGCCAAAATTCGTATTGCATTGTTTGGCGCAAGGAATTACAGTCTTATGCTAATAGTTTGACAGAACCAGAGGCGGTTGTTTTTGCAGCCTTCTCTGCAGGTTCTTGTTTTGCCGATGTATGTGAGCTTGTTTGTGCGCGCGGTTTAGTGGGCGAAACCGAAGCGGCTGCCTTATTGGCAAATTGTTTGACACGATGGCTAAATGATCATTTGATTTCGGAGGTTTATATCCCTTAA
- a CDS encoding ABC transporter ATP-binding protein, whose product MATIRLDSVSVDFPIYNFNARSLKKQFLRLTTGGALNNNDNMVVVKALDKVSLKFEHGDRVGLIGHNGAGKSTLLRVLAKIYEPIQGQIHYEGNVSPLLNVMLGINQESTGYENIMLRGLLLGLTRKEIRVKLDQIADFTELGDYLFAPVRTYSSGMQLRLAFAVATCIKPDILLMDELIEVGDAAFLKRAQARLGDFISQSSILVLASHSNETIKRLCNKVVLLEKGCVQYFGPVEEGFEKYAQLIN is encoded by the coding sequence ATGGCTACTATACGACTCGATTCAGTTTCAGTTGATTTTCCTATTTATAATTTCAATGCTCGTTCCTTAAAGAAGCAGTTTTTGCGTCTAACGACGGGTGGGGCTTTAAATAATAATGACAATATGGTTGTGGTTAAAGCCTTAGACAAGGTTAGTTTAAAGTTTGAACACGGTGATCGTGTGGGTCTTATTGGTCATAATGGCGCAGGAAAAAGTACTTTATTGCGTGTATTAGCTAAGATTTATGAGCCTATACAGGGGCAGATTCATTATGAAGGCAATGTTTCTCCTTTGCTGAATGTCATGTTAGGCATTAATCAAGAATCAACCGGCTATGAAAATATTATGTTAAGGGGGTTATTATTAGGATTAACCCGAAAAGAGATCCGAGTTAAATTAGATCAAATCGCTGATTTTACAGAATTAGGTGATTATCTATTTGCACCGGTTCGTACTTATTCTTCCGGGATGCAATTACGCTTAGCGTTTGCAGTCGCTACCTGTATAAAACCTGATATTTTACTGATGGATGAACTAATAGAGGTAGGCGATGCCGCTTTTTTAAAACGGGCACAAGCGCGTTTAGGCGATTTTATTAGTCAATCAAGTATTTTAGTATTAGCTTCTCATTCTAATGAGACCATTAAAAGACTATGTAATAAAGTAGTTTTATTGGAAAAAGGATGCGTTCAGTATTTTGGGCCCGTGGAAGAAGGATTTGAAAAATACGCTCAATTAATCAATTAG